ctttatggatggaccccaaaaatctctcccctttattcccccttatagatggtcctgtctccacatgactgttcttcaatgttcatgtctgtgttcaaccccCTTCAGCTACGGGGGGGGtccttttattttgggggtcgtgggctgaaaaggttgagaaccactgcactagtcTATACGTCATCTtcaacacttcctgtttttggtcCGAGCCTGAAtcgctctagactttgattgCAAAAGCTCCGAGTCGGGCCAAAACAATCACTCTAGAATTCGCCTGCATGTTGCGCTCTAGACTTGGCCAGCAAACGAATCCTAGAGCTTTAGGATTACCGTTACTCCTACTTAAAAATAAGCTgcaatgcaatttattttaatgatgtAGTTATCAGAGAAAGGCATTCCTGTGGTGAACGTTACTTGACAACAGCACAAAATCCTGAACAAAAGGAGAAGATGAGCGAGCTGCCGAAGCTTTTGACCGAAAAGACTGCAAGCACATTTTACAAACCTTTACCTCTTCCTCTCCCTGATGTTTGCTTCAAAGCGAAACTTCAACCAACCCTCATGTTGTTCTTCCCAAACACACTCCTCGCCtgtgtttgattaaaaacatacattttgatAGAAGTATAAAGATTTATCTGTTGAAATCTGTTATGTGTTGTATTTTAAAATCAAGGacagagaggaagaaaaaaaacgttGCAGGTTGCAAACAAAGAAACAGTCGAATTTGGGTCATTTTAATGAATTGGTCATTCTGGTCGTCTTATTGTGAAGGCGTTTTGTACGATCAAGAGACTTGATATCCAAGATGTGAGGAGATTCTTCAAATGTTATTGCCATGGGAAACATTTTCTTTGATAGGATGTTATACATTCTGTGTGCAAGGTCCTTTATTTTCCTGATTTCAGACTAAGCTCAAACAATGGCGTCGAGTGGTCTTGAGAATCTGCGTTGGTGCCTCAGATGTATTGTGCTTTTAAACTGAAAACTGATGTTTATCATGCTGACAAATAGTAGTAGGGCCAAACTACATTTCATAGCTATCTTTATTTCCAACGTCTCCTTCTAAACTTGAATAAAACCCTTAACAGTGACCTTTACAGCAACAATGAGAAGTAGCACAACTAATGAGACATTGGATTAGCGACTGTTATACAGCACAAGAGTTACATGAACACAAGGTGTTAAAAAGCCAGGTATTTAGTTGTTTTCATGAGAAAATTGCCCAAAGAACTAATGCTGTACATGATTAGCTCCTCGCTAACTTCTGTTTTCACTCTTGCGCCCTTGCTTCATAACCAGGGCCCTTTCTCGCTATAGGCGGACTATGCAAACGCTTAGAGCTCAATGATCTCATGGTCCCAAGCAATGACGCAAACTAAGGAAAAACTTCACCTCAAATACAACGAAAGTAAAATACGAAGCCATTTATAGCTGGGATAGTTGAGAATATCACGGAAAATATCAACAGAGGATAAGGAATAGTACACACTTGTGTTTCTGAATTTGTGACCTAAAAATCACCACTAAACGAGaaaaactcatttttatttctaatctaaagaacaaatcaaaataaataaataataaatatatcaataaataatcaaataaatatcTAAAATCAAGGTTCCTTATTAAGTTTTTGTAAAACTGAACTTCTACTGTCAGAAATGTAAGGAGATTGTACacccccttcaaaataaaagcataatgtTTGTATTCACACCCAATTTTGATTCGCATCACCTCAATTTGTGTTTGCtacataattaaatataatataatcaaATATTTTATTGTGTAGCAAATGGCTTTGTTTTTCTACTGCTACTCATTGCTAGCAAGTTGCCATGCTAGCTGCTAAGTAGCTGAGTCATCGTTTGGCAACAAGTAATCAATTAAGGATAGTAGGATAatatattgttgtgttgtcatggtcacactgtttatttggtttgtttaaCCTTAGTCCCTTAATTAATTGGATTTTTAGCGACTGCTAGCAATACCGTCTGCTACCAATTGTTTCCGTGCTATTTATTCAATAAGTTACCGATTTACagtaattggatttttttttgtttttgttgccatggttacatcATTGCTATGCCTTACTAagtctgtgttttcttttatatttgctttaaaacccataattaaacatacatcataataattgttttattattataatcttGATGTTGGAAAAGCcagatatgtatatatacatatatatgataTAGATCAGAACTATTGTTTAACTGTTTAAATCAGGTTATAATCAAGGGAAGGAGTGATGTACGTTTTCAAAATTCTCATCAAAGTAAAATCTCGTCATCTTACGTAGATTTGACTTAATcagcaaaccttcgacttttatcacaatattgtattttgagttcattttctaaatttcaactttaatctcgtcttATCAACTTTATTcctgatttgcccaaaataattttctctgtCAAAATTTCGTTGTATTCCAAAAATCTGAGAGGATTAGTCTTTTCTATGGGGCTTTGCTTTATTCTGATGTAACTGTAAACTATGGTTCAGTTACTGACGATGGATCGGTGGGCGGACATGTTGACGGGAGTGGATGACTTCACCACACGCCGCGCGGCTCtgcttttgtcattgttttcatAATGAAACATACTCGGAGTAGCAGAATTTCCCAGTTTGTGTGAAAGGAAGCAGCCGATGGGGTCGAACGGGTCGGCGTCCACAAAGCAGTGACATTTCTCTAATTGGCCTTCGTTAAGGTAACGCCACATTCCCGTTTGTGCTCGACGTAATCTGTCAAAACGTCAACATCAGGCCTGATTTTTCACGGTGAATGACTTCTGTCGCCTCGCAGCTTTGCACAAATATCTTATTGTGGTGTAAAGCTGACATGTTCCTGTTATCGTCAGTTCTTGTAAAAGATATTCTTGATGACGgttatatatttctaaatgaacGCGTGGTGTACACTCTAACAGTCGATGCAACCTGTTGAATCAATTGCCACAGTTTTATGGGCTGTTAATGGACCTCCTGGCTTTGCCTACTATTGTAACGTTGATATTATCTTGTATTCCTTCCAGCTGTTATGATATAGCGAcaaatttccacattttttattctgtattttctaTCTGTGATAAATAGAAATGTTGGAGATTTGTTGGTTTCAGACCAATGATTTCCTTTTAGATTCAGCACTCTTACAGTGTGTGATCATGATGTTTCATTTCAACAGGTCTTTGAAAAGAATTGCTCGTTGTTTTCCCTTCCACTCTGTGTGTCGTGTTATTGGTTCTGTGAAATGATTTTCATTTCTCTGAATAAAAGTTTTAtgaaatatttactttttctgTTTGAATTTCAGTCTTTGAATGTTTACTTGTGGTTGAACACCAAAGGACATTGCACACGTATCAGTGCAGTCTGTGAGgcctccaaagtaaatgcatgcacaaaatgactccaaaaatatacaagttACGGACAAAtgcacacagaaatacacaaaaaacaacagaaatacacacaaaaaaaacagaaacacactaaatgagagcaagaaaacacaaaatgacttcaaaaactaaaagaaaatacttaaaacaagaggaaaaagtacacaaaaaaaagagcaaaatgcagttattccaaataacagaaaaatttaGTTCGGCCTatggtctaattttgtgggGCTTCCCAAATTAAtgcatgcacaaaatgactccaaaaatgtacaatttacagacaaatacacacggggacaacagaaatacacaaaaatacacaaaactgcagctaaaatactcaaaatgagagcaaaagtacacaacaaagagcaaaaatgcacaaaatgacattagaaaacatacaaaattacagcaaaaaacacaaatggacaacaaaagtacacaaaacagcaaaaatacacaatatgacttcaaaacatttaccgaacaaagaaataaaactaaaaaaactactcaaaacacacaaaataactccaaaaacacacagaactgcAGCTAAAATACCCCAAACaggagcagaaatacacaaaaaacagcaaaaatgcacaaaatgacttcagaaaacATATACCTGACAAAAAgagaccaaaaaatacacaaaaatgacaaaaaaacatgcacaaaatgacaaaaatatactaacAAAAGTGaactaaaacagaaaagaacaacaaaaacagaaaaccatTTGTTCTTTCCCATTTTAATGTTCAGATTTGGGTATTATTGTAGATGCTGACTTTAATTTTGATAACATAATTCTTGGATCAGATTTAATCAGATGTTTGTGGGCCCcacagtgataaaagttgcccatccctggtttttctgttttatttatattgtgtaaACTTTCATTTCCACAGGTTGTAATATGTAAACATGTGAAAGAGAGAGATTTATCAAAGCAGAGCGTCTTCTTCCCGTCCAGAGCCCACATTATCATAATCTAGTGTTTCAGCCACCACAGCTCATCTCCTGGAGCCACAACAACCACTCGCCACTTTCCCGTCAGTCGTCGGCTTTTCCTCACTTTCAGAACTTTTGATTGATTGTGTATGTCGCAGAAAAGAAAAACTCTACCAGAGGTTTATGAGACGCTCTGACCCGTCACAGTGTGGCGTTACTCAGTGTCACTCACATGGTTTGATTTGTTTCTGTTGTGaacttcttttaaaaagcacttgtgtacaattaaaatgacagatttttgccattttgttgtactaccataaaagctactcaattacagtaacgtgagtagttgtaatccattactttcacctgtgaTACTGGTTAATTCATCATTTAATCAAAGTATAATCATCACAACTTTAAGTGACGACAACTTTATACTTCATTTTTTAGTGGGAGAGAGAAGTCACCTCAAAGGTTTctactttttgcttttttgccAATGAGATGATTAGAAAAGCTCGGGCTTATCTCTGCAGGCGCCGAGCAGAAgctgagtttatttttttatttttcgtaTCGTGAGTCACCGTCGTGTTTATCTCAAAGCAGAATATTGCCCACATCCTCTAGAAAAGCTTGGCTCCAAATTCACCCGTTTATTGCAGCTTTCTGTCGCCACTTCCTGAGCTCACATGGAGGACGCTGCATGACACCAACATTAATATGGAGAGAAATTAATACTTCATTTGAAACGATACAAATACCAAACCACAACCTTTTTAATTTGTCAGGTTGCGTCacaacacagagaaacacagaGAGCTGCAGAAAGGAGCCGAAAAGAAACCAGTGGTTCACACACAAGGgcagaaaatatatatttttatatgcaCTCAGGAAATAATATATGTGGTAATTTTACCCTGAGAAAatgtgatctgagggtcacatgagcaacatttatgtcatgaccaatctaaataataatacagagaGGAACAAATAgtctttgtctattttttttgtttagtttgttgttAGTTGTTTGCCTTTTtagcttttttgtcattttgtgtggatcattttgtccaattttgtgtgtttttggagtaatatgtgtatctttgttgtatttttgtgtatttttgtttttgtgggttttattgtgcattaatacaataatcggttttttttctgtcattttgtgtgtgttttttgccatttagtgtatatttttgttgcaatATACTGGATTTTTCTGGCATTTTGTGAGACTTTGGAGAAATTTGGTTTTAGTTGTTgccactttgtgtattttcattgtcattttgtggaattTTCTTTCGTTTTCTGAATTTGCAAAGTAATTTTGTGggtttctgctgtttttttgtttatatattatgtttatgttgttgggttttcgtgtatttttgttgtaattttggtgtttttggaaacattcttttatttatttttttaattagaagaattagagtggccaaaaacagtaacaaaaaagtggtaaaaagggtttaaattgtcaatattggtttaaaagtggtaGAGATGGGGGTTGgggttttttaaatttaaaaagtaggaacaattggtttaaactggcaactaatgggcatgacaaattgtgattGTGGTtatattggcaaaaataagcatgaaatatggcaaaaagcggttaaaagtgacccgtcaacatatgtaacattaggtggaaaagtggtgctgaaaatgtcttgaaagtggaaaaaatatgcagaaaagacattgaaatttgatggagaagtggtaaaaataggagtaatgtagcaaaaatgtattaaaatgagcaaaaacgtatgaaaatcagttaaaatatgacaagtttggtgcaattgcagaaaaagggttgaAAAAACCGGctcaaaattgttcaaaaaatattcttagtttattgaaggcatctggcgaccccctcccagtgtcttgcgaccccaaatgggatgCTGACCCCAAGGCTGAGAATCCCTGGTCTATGGAAACATGGCGTTGTTAAGCTAGTAGTTTCCTCTTCATGGTGAGCCTGTAAATGATCTGGTATCCGTCGTCCCAGCCGTAGAGCTGCTTCTCCTCAGCGTTGTACTTCAGACTAGCGTGGGCTCCGTACCTGCGGGGGAAGTAGAGCAGAGGCTCCTCCTCACTGACCACCACCTCGTTGACATCAAACACGCACTGGACCCGGGAGCGGCTTGCCAGGCGCGTGTTGTACACCACGTACACGGTGCCACACACCACAAAGGCTGCCTCTGCGTTTTCCCGTGGGCACCGGGTGTCCCAGATCTGTTCTATATCCAGCGTGGCGGCGTCCATCTTGGCCAGGCTGATGTTGGGCTCGCTGTCGCTGGCGGCGTAAAGCAACCAGAGACCCTCGTCGTCAGCCACCAGGTCGGCCACTATCTCTGGGTTGAGCTTGTAGACGGACGCGTGGCTCTCCATGGGAAACATGGTGATGTCTGTCACCACACCGGTCAAAAGGTCGTATTTGATTACCTGTACGTCTGCACCGGCCTCCTGCGTCACGTAGAACAAGTAGTTATCATAGACGGCAGAACCAGGCCCGCTCCACTCAGAGGGAAGACTGATGATGCCTCcgaccccagcagaacgagaAAAGTCCCGCGCAGAGTCAAACTGGAGGACGGTGTCTCCTGACGTGCCGTTAAAGACGTAAACCTTGGAGGTTCGGGGGTCTCTGGTCCACATGCCTTTGGGACTTCCCACTCTTTTCACGATCTTCACTGATTTGATACCAGAAATGATTTCCACACAGTCTGCAACAAGAGACGAGCGAATGTGAAACATAAAAAGGACACTtaatgttttcaacagctgcaCAACCATgaagagacttt
This portion of the Gouania willdenowi chromosome 7, fGouWil2.1, whole genome shotgun sequence genome encodes:
- the olfml3a gene encoding olfactomedin-like protein 3B, which codes for MKPLFILLVSIAWTFTGAQHYYQGLMDYLENRLLAIEDRMTLWHEQSHRYHTDMKDFKKLVSEAVDGLQNEHGTLFKNLEGAAVRVDRLEREMDYVESQTSPRACADKADKVVEQEAWGLQERRGEEDEDWEEDYSRVLDCVEIISGIKSVKIVKRVGSPKGMWTRDPRTSKVYVFNGTSGDTVLQFDSARDFSRSAGVGGIISLPSEWSGPGSAVYDNYLFYVTQEAGADVQVIKYDLLTGVVTDITMFPMESHASVYKLNPEIVADLVADDEGLWLLYAASDSEPNISLAKMDAATLDIEQIWDTRCPRENAEAAFVVCGTVYVVYNTRLASRSRVQCVFDVNEVVVSEEEPLLYFPRRYGAHASLKYNAEEKQLYGWDDGYQIIYRLTMKRKLLA